A single genomic interval of Oncorhynchus tshawytscha isolate Ot180627B linkage group LG15, Otsh_v2.0, whole genome shotgun sequence harbors:
- the LOC112214338 gene encoding transmembrane protein 229A yields the protein MASWRRESPRIRVGQGGSSLRAARKPRQKDPSSEGLLADSDPKLFGFSSPYLCIMHSLTHFLLEKIYSQKKCFQGRPVVFHLVFYPSVYIGLQILIGNINTLTEHVRIVSATHLVVHYLLALYFTQVFHKGLARLRYHCPGKRTMSTPAERTLESLPNNGLPDVVRFLFFGMHGFLDEIIFTSIFNLVENLDRTMSGHTSLWSFLMYGSCSFVVEKLYLHLRFRRGWSTWRRLPIYICFIYTWEFCWGLALRQYGACSWDYSHYPFNFMGLITLLYLPGWVCISLYQDILSNVLLRVVVCAKDEE from the exons atgGCCAGCTGGCGGAGAGAGAGCCCGCGGATCCGGGTAGGACAGGGAGGTAGCAGCCTGAGAGCAGCGAGGAAGCCCCGGCAGAAAGATCCATCCAGCGAG GGGCTTTTGGCTGACAGCGACCCCAAACTGTTCGGCTTTTCCTCCCCGTACCTCTGCATCATGCACTCGCTGACCCATTTCTTGCTGGAAAAAATATATTCGCAAAAGAAGTGCTTTCAAGGACGCCCAGTAGTTTTTCACCTTGTTTTCTATCCCTCTGTGTACATCGGGTTGCAGATCCTGATTGGGAATATTAACACGCTGACCGAGCACGTTAGAATAGTCTCTGCCACTCATCTCGTAGTTCACTACCTACTGGCCCTGTACTTCACCCAAGTTTTCCACAAGGGGCTTGCGCGGCTGCGCTACCATTGCCCCGGGAAACGGACCATGTCTACCCCGGCAGAGCGCACCCTGGAGTCGCTGCCTAATAACGGTCTGCCCGATGTTGTACGATTCCTCTTCTTTGGAATGCACGGCTTTCTGGACGAGATCATTTTTACCTCGATATTCAACCTTGTGGAGAATTTGGACCGGACCATGAGCGGCCACACGTCCCTGTGGTCCTTCCTGATGTACGGGAGCTGCAGCTTCGTGGTAGAGAAACTCTACCTTCATTTACGCTTCAGACGAGGTTGGAGCACCTGGAGGCGGCTCCCCATCTATATCTGCTTCATCTACACCTGGGAGTTCTGTTGGGGGCTGGCGCTGCGGCAGTACGGCGCATGCTCATGGGATTATTCCCACTATCCATTCAACTTCATGGGCCTGATCACGCTCCTCTACCTGCCCGGATGGGTCTGCATCAGTCTCTACCAGGATATTCTGTCCAACGTTCTGCTGCGCGTGGTGGTGTGTGCCAAAGACGAGGAGTGA